A genomic region of Candidatus Marimicrobium litorale contains the following coding sequences:
- a CDS encoding HAD-IIB family hydrolase, with product MTADRAKLLVFSDLDGSLLDHFSYSFEAARPVIDILIKEDIPLILSSSKTFAEIEETRHALNNTHPFIVENGAAVFIPKGYFVHPPGDTVSRGNYLVYETVPGREQWLAVLEKLALQFPGQFKSFHGAGIAGVMAMTGLAEHQAIAASDRAYSEPVHWIGAPEEEERFLHVLRREGATITRGGRFISVSGDCDKGRALDWLREQYRRALSLSRVEDLAIGDSENDRAMLEAAKTALLIRSPVNDFPLLTTSGGIMRSNKMGPAGWSEGVTRWLRTHRISL from the coding sequence TTGACAGCTGATAGAGCAAAACTGCTGGTTTTCAGCGATCTGGACGGTTCCCTTTTAGACCATTTCAGCTATAGCTTCGAGGCTGCGCGCCCGGTTATCGATATATTAATCAAGGAGGATATTCCGTTAATTCTGTCTTCCAGCAAGACGTTCGCGGAGATTGAGGAAACACGACACGCCCTGAATAACACGCACCCCTTTATTGTCGAGAATGGCGCGGCCGTGTTCATACCAAAGGGTTACTTCGTCCACCCCCCCGGGGATACAGTCTCTCGCGGGAACTACTTGGTTTATGAAACAGTACCCGGGCGTGAGCAATGGCTGGCTGTGCTTGAAAAGCTCGCACTGCAGTTCCCGGGACAATTCAAGTCATTTCACGGTGCGGGTATCGCGGGTGTTATGGCGATGACGGGGCTGGCTGAACATCAGGCAATCGCCGCGAGTGATAGGGCCTACAGCGAGCCCGTGCACTGGATCGGAGCACCCGAAGAAGAGGAACGTTTTTTGCATGTTCTCCGTAGAGAGGGCGCTACCATTACGCGGGGGGGCAGGTTTATATCTGTCAGCGGCGATTGCGACAAGGGACGGGCGCTCGACTGGCTGCGGGAGCAATACCGGCGAGCACTGTCCCTGAGCCGAGTTGAAGATCTGGCTATCGGAGACAGCGAGAACGACCGCGCCATGCTGGAGGCGGCAAAAACCGCCCTGCTGATCCGGTCCCCCGTCAATGACTTTCCCCTTCTAACAACAAGCGGGGGTATCATGCGCAGCAATAAAATGGGCCCCGCCGGTTGGTCGGAGGGCGTAACCCGCTGGTTGCGTACACACAGAATTTCGCTATGA